The Triticum aestivum cultivar Chinese Spring chromosome 3A, IWGSC CS RefSeq v2.1, whole genome shotgun sequence genome includes a region encoding these proteins:
- the LOC123062852 gene encoding uncharacterized protein, protein MAAISSTSYFSSQPHLPASSAAATTSISKGRQPRRHRTGSCVMLEEASGGGAVGRRTRSLTEEDLEELKGCLDLGFGFSYHEIPDLCGTLPGLELCYSMTRRFLDEQRTLVGQLEPAAVAAPPIPDWKISGPGDDPDQVKARLKYWAQTVACTVKLCS, encoded by the exons ATGGCGGCCATCTCCTCCACCTCCTACTTCTCCTCGCAGCCGCATCTGCCGGCGTCCAGCGCCGCCGCTACAACCAGCATCAGCAAAGGCCGGCAGCCGCGGAGGCATCGGACGGGCAGCTGCGTCATGCTCGAGGAGGCCTCCGGTGGTGGCGCggtggggaggaggacgaggagcctCACGGAGGAGGACCTGGAGGAGCTCAAGGGCTGCCTCGACCTCGGCTTCGGCTTCTCTTACCACGAGATCCCGGACCTCTGCGGGACGCTCCCTGGGCTGGAGCTCTGCTACTCCATGACGCGGAGGTTCCTCGACGAGCAGAGGACTCTGGTCGGGCAGCTGGAGCCGGCCGCGGTGGCGGCGCCGCCCATCCCGGACTGGAAGATCTCCGGCCCTG GTGATGATCCAGACCAGGTGAAAGCTCGGCTCAAGTACTGGGCACAGACAGTGGCATGCACAGTCAAACTCTGCAGCTAG